The nucleotide sequence tacttttttattatatattgacAAGTGGTACTAGAGTTTTCAAACAATAAGTTGAAcaaatttttataaatgaatggcGTCAGTTTGTATGTCTATTGGCTATTTTTCAATGTGTTTCCGCTAGAAACACATCTTATGGGGTCTTAGAATAGCAGTTAATCTGCGGTTAACAATAAGAATGAATTACTTTTTCCCAAGCAGTGAACCAGAATCTACATTTCTGATCATTTCCATCTCTAGTCATGATAACTTTCCAGCATTGGTCAGAAACAATATgtaagtaataatttttttttttcttaatttataagCCACAGCTCAATCAAAACCATTTGTGGGGCACTGTTTTCGCTTTAAAAGTGAAGGTTGAATACAATTTTGACTGTAATGTGAAGCTCAAGAAATGCCTTGTGTTTATTAGCTTAGCATAGTAATGCAGTGGTCTTGCTGGGGTCTTGATATTCATGATCTCAGCATCATGTGTGGGCTtcactttgattaaaaatatacacaatCTAAAGAGGGGTTATTTATATGCAGGGGGTTTGGGGTGGAGATGAGGGATTTGAtattgtgtttcaggtgtttgagAGCCTATTGGTTCTCTGAAAGCATCTACTACCATAAACAGAGAGATGGGATTTCCTTGGTCATAGGGGAATACAATATATACTTATGATGCCAGCTGCCCACAGAGACAATATTCTTCCTCCATTCTTCTGGCTGTGTCTGCCTCAGCTCATAGGTAAAATGcgtttttctctgtttttccttTGCTTATCCTTTTGTTTATGACTTTATTACATTGGAATTGCAAGATGCTTCTTagccagctgtaaaaaaaaaaaaaaactggtgggGTTGACAGacaattgttaattttttttctttgtaagcaTAATTTGAGGCAAGTTGCTTTGTGTGACAGAGATGTTGAAAGCTTTTGCAAATTGTGTGTTTAGACTTACATTGATATGTTGGGGGACAAACGATCATATAATACAGAATACAGAAAACTTATATTGAAAACTCACTTTCCTATTTTTAGATGTACACTTGTTAGCAATGTTTGGAAATGCCATCTGTTTTGGCTTTTAGGATGGGAAGGTGATATGCCTGTGTTTATCTTGCTGTCAATAGATAAATATTAGGCTTCAACTAATGGGTCTAAAACGATGCACGGGGATCTCTTCGGATTTCTTAGACAATGATGCTATGGTTAAAATCTATGGTGTTGGCATAGTTCAAATGTAAATGCCTTTACTACATATTTACTCACATTATCACAATGATACCCATTGTCAAACGGTAGACCTGGCATTGCAATTTGCATTCTGAAAGTAATCCTGAGATACAAAGTAGTTAGAGAGCTGGCAATTGTTTAGTTTTGAGGTATTTTAACTTACTGTTTTGATCTCAGTACGAAAATTCATCttgtacaatttaattaaaaattataaagaatatttaattattatattaaatagtattttaatcTTATcacatatatttgaatataatataatataatataatataatataatataatataatataatataatataatataatataatataatataatataatattatataatataatatgagaGTAAATTATAGAATTTTTCATTGGGTGAATTTTGTCTTTTTCAGTTATGTTAGGCTCAGcctttaaacaaatataaatcaaACTCACAAGAAAGGGgtttgccttaaaaaaaaaagttgatgtcATGATCTGATTATTTTGGATCAGTTTCAGATGATTGGAAGGGAAGGAACAGAGGTGGGGTCATGATTTTGATTATCACCCAGAAACAGGCTTAGCACAGTGAATCTCTCGAGATTTTCTGCTCAAAAATAGCACATGATTCACTTTAGAGAAGACTTATGGCAATGATTGGTGGTTTGATTGGTTACTTGTCATTTTGCAGATAATTTCCTTGTTGTTAAAACATTACTGCACAAAATGCATGCTTGAATGAATGGTTTTGTTTAACGTCACAGTACagtgttgcatatatatatatatatatatatatatatatatatatatatatatatatatatatatatatatatatatattcatttatgaatatattttagaacGTCTTTTAATTAAGTTGTAATATTGCCAGTGCTTTGTGTTAATTGTAAACTGGGTATTTTATTTCACAGGGGCAAAAATTTAAATCAGCCAAGATGTCAGAGTAAGTAACTATTTTGATTTCTTCTTTATTGATTATCAGCATCTTCCTCAACTATcagaaattgtttgtttttatacttGTGTACAATggacataaaacaataaaaaagtgcAGTCTCTTGTGGTGATTGGTTGTTGCTTTAACACAATATATTTGAATGATTCCAAAACACCTCAGGAAAAAGATGTCGTCGAGTCGCAAGCATCATCTGAAGGTACTACAGTACAGTATAAGATTCAAAATTAATTCTATCTTTCAGTATTCATTAATGAGTAGCAATGACATCTAGCTTCGCTATGTTGCAGAGCTTGATGCTTTCCATCGCTAAAGGTATACTGGAACAGGAAGTAAAGGACAGAGAGGTGGAGAGGGAGAGATACATGGCAGAGACCTGCCAGCCTCTGTCTCTACCTTCAGGCATACAGGCATTACAGGTAAAGAACAATACATTCactttctaaaaaaagaaaacatcgtGAATggataactaaaataaaataaacatatggtTTATAGGAACTCTGCAGGGAGCTTCACCACAAAATTGATGTCATTGATGAGGAGAGATACGACCtgcaaatgaaagtcaacaaGAGTGCAAAGGAGGTAAGATGTCATCTCTATTTGAATCCagtaaagtttttgttttatcctgtAGTTTCTATACTGACGGCCCTCATTCACTTACTCTAGATCGAGGACCTGAATATCAAAGTTATTGACCTGAAGGGCAAGTTCAAGAAGCCAACTCTGAGGAAGGTGCGCATGTCTGCTGACGCTATGCTTCAGGCTCTGCTGGGCTCCAAACACAAGGTGTC is from Carassius auratus strain Wakin chromosome 25, ASM336829v1, whole genome shotgun sequence and encodes:
- the LOC113043902 gene encoding troponin I, fast skeletal muscle-like isoform X2, encoding MSEKKMSSSRKHHLKSLMLSIAKGILEQEVKDREVERERYMAETCQPLSLPSGIQALQELCRELHHKIDVIDEERYDLQMKVNKSAKEIEDLNIKVIDLKGKFKKPTLRKVRMSADAMLQALLGSKHKVSLDLRANLKQVKKEVKEEDKELRDVGDWRKNVEDKAGMDGRKKMFETEA
- the LOC113043902 gene encoding troponin I, fast skeletal muscle-like isoform X1 — its product is MIPKHLRKKMSSSRKHHLKSLMLSIAKGILEQEVKDREVERERYMAETCQPLSLPSGIQALQELCRELHHKIDVIDEERYDLQMKVNKSAKEIEDLNIKVIDLKGKFKKPTLRKVRMSADAMLQALLGSKHKVSLDLRANLKQVKKEVKEEDKELRDVGDWRKNVEDKAGMDGRKKMFETEA